Proteins from one Armatimonadota bacterium genomic window:
- a CDS encoding FGGY-family carbohydrate kinase, whose product MSLLGIDVGTTGCKAIVFDLDGKVLGQGYREYPHIFPQPGWVEMDSDAVWGATKEAVREAVARAGARDPVKALAVSSQGEGVTAIGRDGQALAPSIVSFDNRTTAQSEWWERQLGRRALFAITGQPLHPMYTVNKLMWWRDNDPQVFAQAWKFLCYEDLTLYRLGGEPAIDYSLAGRTMAFDVRAERWSADLLSRAGVEAERLATVAPSGTIVGRVRDEVAQELGLPRAVAIVTGGHDQPCGALGAGIVAPHVAMDATGTVECITPAFAELNLSDAMLESNYSCYHHVVPGMYVTLAFNFTGGSLLRWYRDTLGKQEREDAEAAGMEVYEMMIGLATAGPSPVMVLPHFTVTGTPWLDPYAKGALLGLTLATGKGDIIKGLLEGVTFEMRLNLEHLGRAGVAVERLRAIGGGAQSPTWLQLKADIFDRPVSALSVSEAACLGAALLAGTAVGEYSSLNEAVGRTVHVTRTYEPDPEMAARYDERYDIYRCLYPALRDIVHRL is encoded by the coding sequence ATGAGCCTGCTTGGCATTGATGTGGGCACCACCGGGTGCAAGGCAATCGTATTCGATCTCGACGGCAAGGTGCTGGGGCAGGGCTACCGCGAGTACCCCCATATCTTCCCGCAGCCCGGCTGGGTCGAGATGGACTCGGACGCGGTGTGGGGGGCGACCAAAGAGGCTGTGCGCGAGGCGGTGGCGCGGGCGGGCGCGCGCGACCCGGTGAAGGCCCTCGCCGTCTCCTCCCAGGGCGAAGGGGTGACCGCCATCGGCCGCGACGGGCAGGCGTTGGCCCCCAGTATCGTCAGCTTCGACAACCGCACCACCGCCCAGAGCGAATGGTGGGAGCGCCAGTTGGGCCGGCGCGCGCTCTTCGCCATCACCGGCCAGCCGCTGCATCCCATGTACACCGTCAACAAGCTCATGTGGTGGCGTGACAACGACCCCCAGGTTTTCGCGCAGGCCTGGAAGTTCCTGTGCTACGAGGACCTCACCCTCTACCGCCTGGGGGGCGAGCCGGCGATTGACTACTCGCTCGCCGGGCGCACCATGGCCTTCGACGTGCGCGCCGAGCGCTGGTCGGCGGACCTACTGTCGCGGGCCGGCGTGGAGGCCGAACGCCTGGCCACCGTCGCTCCCAGCGGCACCATCGTCGGGCGCGTGCGCGACGAGGTGGCGCAGGAACTGGGCCTGCCGCGCGCGGTGGCGATCGTCACCGGCGGCCACGACCAGCCCTGCGGGGCGCTGGGCGCGGGCATCGTCGCCCCCCACGTCGCCATGGACGCCACCGGCACCGTCGAGTGCATCACCCCCGCCTTTGCCGAGCTCAACCTGAGCGACGCCATGCTCGAATCGAACTACTCCTGCTACCATCACGTCGTCCCCGGCATGTACGTCACCCTCGCCTTCAACTTCACCGGCGGATCGCTGCTGCGCTGGTACCGCGACACCCTGGGCAAGCAGGAACGCGAGGACGCCGAGGCGGCGGGGATGGAGGTGTACGAGATGATGATCGGGCTGGCGACCGCCGGGCCGTCGCCGGTGATGGTGCTGCCGCATTTCACCGTCACCGGCACACCGTGGCTCGATCCCTACGCCAAGGGGGCGCTGCTGGGGCTGACGCTGGCGACCGGCAAGGGCGACATCATCAAGGGGCTGCTGGAGGGGGTGACCTTCGAGATGCGCCTCAACCTCGAGCACCTGGGGCGGGCGGGGGTCGCGGTCGAGCGCCTGCGCGCCATCGGCGGCGGCGCCCAGTCGCCGACCTGGCTCCAGCTCAAGGCCGACATCTTTGACCGCCCGGTGTCAGCGCTGTCGGTGTCCGAGGCCGCGTGCCTGGGCGCGGCGCTGCTGGCGGGAACCGCGGTCGGGGAATACTCCTCCCTCAACGAGGCGGTGGGGCGCACGGTGCATGTCACCCGCACCTACGAGCCCGATCCCGAGATGGCCGCGCGCTACGACGAGCGCTATGACATCTACCGGTGTCTCTACCCCGCCTTGCGCGACATCGTCCACCGCCTGTAG
- the dapA gene encoding 4-hydroxy-tetrahydrodipicolinate synthase, which produces MPRFSDTVGRLLLPLITPFMHDDTVDHDRVGELANYVLDREYGDALIVSGTTGEFYALTLEERVALLRAVKEAVGNRAPLIAGTGAACTKHAIALTKAAADIGYDAVMVVTPFYSKPTQEGMRLHFEQVAAATDRPLMLYNIPLFSGVNLEPPTVAALAKLPNIVAIKEEAGVNPTQTSDFILGTPDDFEVYCGDDTMLLQVLSQGGVGTVSGGSHVIGDLMRAAMDAFLAGDNARATELHLKMYPFFKALLGAGRVNGTPLVREALALTWQPVGPPRMPQLPASEAEREALVRVLSELGKL; this is translated from the coding sequence ATGCCCAGATTCAGCGACACCGTCGGCCGCCTGCTGCTGCCCCTGATCACCCCCTTTATGCACGATGACACCGTGGATCACGACCGCGTCGGCGAATTGGCGAACTACGTGCTCGACCGCGAGTACGGCGACGCCCTCATCGTCAGCGGCACCACCGGCGAGTTCTACGCCCTGACCCTGGAGGAGCGCGTCGCCCTCTTGCGGGCGGTCAAGGAGGCGGTCGGCAACCGCGCCCCGCTCATCGCCGGCACCGGCGCCGCCTGCACCAAACATGCTATCGCGCTCACCAAGGCTGCCGCCGACATCGGCTACGACGCGGTGATGGTGGTCACGCCCTTCTACTCCAAGCCCACCCAGGAGGGGATGCGCCTGCACTTCGAGCAAGTCGCCGCCGCCACTGACCGCCCGCTCATGCTCTACAACATCCCCCTTTTCAGCGGCGTCAACCTCGAGCCGCCGACGGTGGCGGCGCTGGCCAAGCTCCCCAATATCGTCGCCATCAAGGAGGAGGCCGGCGTCAACCCCACGCAGACCTCCGACTTCATCCTGGGCACGCCGGATGATTTCGAGGTCTATTGCGGCGACGACACCATGCTGCTGCAGGTGCTGTCCCAGGGCGGGGTGGGGACGGTCAGCGGCGGCTCGCATGTTATCGGCGACCTCATGCGCGCCGCGATGGACGCCTTTCTGGCCGGCGACAACGCCAGGGCGACGGAGCTGCACCTGAAGATGTATCCGTTTTTCAAGGCCCTGCTGGGCGCCGGGCGGGTCAACGGGACTCCGCTGGTACGCGAGGCGCTGGCGTTGACCTGGCAGCCGGTGGGGCCGCCGCGGATGCCGCAGTTGCCCGCCTCCGAGGCCGAGCGCGAGGCCCTGGTGCGGGTGCTGTCCGAGCTGGGGAAGCTGTAG
- a CDS encoding Gfo/Idh/MocA family oxidoreductase yields the protein MKELGCAVHGAGWVSGEHIRAYAHNPHCRVVAISSRTEQSARARMAECGLDCRLYTDYDRLLADPQVDCISICTPNQLHAQETIKAARAGKHIVIEKPVALNLADLRAMRQAVSDAGVKTVVSFVLRWNPLFDIIKSLLARRAIGDLYYAEVDYWHGIGPWYKQYEWVTKQALGGSSFLAAGCHAVDAIRYLVGAEITEVRAFESGPAFGYEYSPTIVGIVKFDNGVIGKLSSCVQARMPYSFNLDLLGKEGAIRNNRLYSVTMLPGQKEFATIPTILPDSGDVTHHPFQGEIDHFVDCILNDVESHVNLDDAVRTHEVCFALDESAAAGGEKVTLPYA from the coding sequence ATGAAGGAGCTGGGTTGCGCGGTGCACGGCGCCGGCTGGGTCAGCGGCGAGCACATACGGGCCTACGCCCATAACCCCCACTGCCGGGTGGTGGCGATCTCCAGCCGCACCGAGCAAAGCGCGCGCGCGCGCATGGCCGAGTGCGGTTTGGATTGCAGGCTCTACACCGACTACGACCGGCTGCTTGCCGACCCGCAGGTGGACTGCATCTCCATCTGCACCCCCAACCAGCTCCACGCGCAGGAGACGATCAAGGCCGCGCGCGCCGGCAAGCACATCGTCATCGAGAAGCCGGTGGCGCTCAACCTGGCCGACCTGCGCGCGATGCGGCAAGCGGTAAGCGACGCCGGCGTCAAGACGGTGGTGAGCTTCGTCTTGCGCTGGAACCCCTTGTTCGACATCATCAAGTCCTTGCTGGCGCGGCGCGCCATCGGCGATCTCTACTACGCGGAGGTGGACTACTGGCACGGGATCGGCCCGTGGTACAAGCAGTACGAGTGGGTCACCAAACAGGCCCTGGGCGGCAGCTCCTTCCTGGCGGCAGGGTGCCACGCGGTGGACGCCATCCGCTACTTGGTTGGCGCCGAGATCACCGAGGTGCGCGCGTTCGAGAGCGGGCCGGCCTTCGGCTATGAGTACTCGCCGACGATCGTCGGCATCGTCAAGTTCGACAACGGCGTCATCGGCAAGCTCTCCTCGTGCGTGCAGGCGCGCATGCCCTACAGCTTCAACCTGGACCTGCTGGGCAAGGAGGGCGCCATCCGCAATAACCGCCTCTACTCGGTGACGATGCTGCCGGGGCAGAAGGAGTTCGCGACCATCCCCACCATCCTGCCCGACAGCGGCGATGTCACCCACCATCCCTTCCAGGGGGAGATAGACCACTTCGTGGACTGCATCCTCAACGACGTCGAATCACATGTCAACCTCGACGACGCGGTGCGGACCCACGAGGTGTGCTTCGCGCTCGACGAGTCGGCGGCCGCCGGGGGAGAGAAGGTGACCTTGCCCTACGCGTAG